A stretch of Cicer arietinum cultivar CDC Frontier isolate Library 1 chromosome 5, Cicar.CDCFrontier_v2.0, whole genome shotgun sequence DNA encodes these proteins:
- the LOC101501923 gene encoding metal tolerance protein 10-like — protein MAKMTEVRTDSTDYRIELLSPEIAAQNVSMARQPSWRINMDEHRLPERQMVSHFGFGLFLRTMKRQRKLAKYYKRQEVLLKGYQEVDSYIDLGTLPGNLTEDEMKQLERNEKVAIYASNIGNMVLFVAKVYASIQSRSLAVIASTLDSLLDLLSGFILWFTSYTMSKPNYDKYPIGKNRMQPVGIVVFASVMATLGLQILFESMREIITKAQPDRNPVKEKWMIGIMVTATFVKVGLMTYCRRFKNEIVRAYAQDHFFDVITNSIGLATAVLAIKFYWWLDPIGAVLIALYTISNWAKTVMENVWSLIGKTAPPEYLAKLTYLCWNHDKEIKHIDTLRAYTFGSNYFVEVDIVVSEEMSLSQAHDIGETLQDKLEKLPEIERAFVHVDFNTTHKLEHKTT, from the exons ATGGCAAAGATGACTGAGGTTCGAACTGATTCAACTGATTACAGGATTGAGCTTCTTTCTCCAGAAATAGCTGCACAAAATGTGTCTATGGCTAGGCAACCTTCATGGAGGATCAACATGGACGAACATCGCTTGCCAGAAAGACAAATGGTGTCTCATTTTGGATTTGGATTATTCTTAAGAACAATGA AGAGACAAAGGAAACTTGCCAAGTATTATAAGAGGCAGGAAGTTCTTCTTAAAGGGTACCAAGAAGTGGATTCATATATTGATTTAGGCACATTACCTGGAAACTTAACAGag gATGAGATGAAGCAACTTGAAAGGAATGAGAAGGTGGCAATTTATGCATCTAACATAGGGAACATGGTGTTATTTGTAGCAAAAGTATATGCCTCCATTCAGAGTAGATCTCTTGCTGTGATTGCATCAACTTTGGACTCACTCTTGGATCTCTTGTCTGGATTTATACTTTGGTTCACTTCTTATACTATGAGCAAACCAAACTATGACAAATACCCTATTGGCAAGAATAGGATGCAACCTGTG GGGATAGTTGTATTTGCATCTGTCATGGCAACTCTTGGATTACAAATACTATTTGAATCAATGAGGGAAATCATTACAAAG GCTCAACCTGATAGAAATCCAGTGAAAGAAAAGTGGATGATAGGGATTATGGTGACAGCTACGTTTGTAAAAGTTGGGCTAATGACATATTGTCGAAGGTTCAAAAATGAAATAGTGAGGGCCTATGCTCAAGACCATTTCTTTGATGTCATAACAAACTCAATTGGTTTAGCCACAGCAGTGCTAGCTATCAAATTCTACTGGTGGCTTGATCCTATTGGGGCCGTTTTG ATAGCTTTATATACAATCAGCAATTGGGCAAAAACGGTGATGGAGAATGTATGGTCATTGATTGGAAAAACAGCTCCACCAGAGTACCTTGCAAAATTAACATATCTTTGTTGGAACCATGACAAAGAGATCAAGCACATTGATACATTGCGAGCATACACATTTGGGTCTAATTACTTTGTGGAGGTAGACATAGTTGTTTCAGAAGAAATGTCACTTAGTCAAGCACATGACATTGGAGAGACACTTCAAGATAAACTTGAAAAACTACCTGAAATTGAGAGAGCCTTTGTTCATGTTGATTTTAACACTACTCATAAGCTTGAACACAAAACAACTTGA
- the LOC101502254 gene encoding homeobox-leucine zipper protein ATHB-5-like isoform X1 produces MKRFNNSNTMASLLSIYPSKGVDERNETKGYSEEFQAMLDRLEQEDSYEDASLMLEKKRRLGFDQVKALEKSFELDNKLEPERKVKLAEELGLQPRQVSIWFQNRRARLKTKQLERDYGVLKSNFDVLKVEYSNLQQENEALTTKVRELKAKLLRDESNETEKEESPISSGVVKEEISNVDDSSLCFNGSYVPSTTSSMINLVHYYDSRGSPEKIFQNHFMRMEEQNFFSVSELCNFFSVDQSPTL; encoded by the exons ATGAAGAGGTTCAATAACTCAAACACTATGGCTTCTTTGCTTTCCATATATCCATCCAAAG GGGTGGATGAGAGGAATGAAACAAAAGGTTATAGTGAAGAATTTCAAGCAATGTTAGATAGATTGGAACAAGAAGATAGTTATGAAGATGCTAGTTTAATGTTAGAGAAGAAAAGAAGATTGGGTTTTGATCAAGTGAAAGCTTTAGAAAAGAGCTTTGAGTTGGACAATAAGCTAGAGCCAGAGAGAAAAGTGAAACTAGCTGAAGAATTAGGCTTGCAACCTAGACAAGTTTCGATTTGGTTCCAAAATCGTCGTGCTCGTTTGAAAACTAAACAATTGGAGAGAGATTATGGTGTTCTTAAGTCCAATTTTGATGTTCTTAAGGTTGAGTATAGTAATCTTCAGCAAGAGAATGAAGCTCTTACTACAAAG GTAAGAGAATTGAAAGCAAAATTATTAAGAGATGAAAGCAATGAGACAGAGAAAgaagaatctccaatttcaagtGGTGTGGTTAAGGAAGAAATTAGCAATGTTGATGATTCATCTTTGTGTTTCAATGGATCTTATGTGCCAAGTACAACAAGTTCAATGATAAATTTGGTTCACTATTATGATTCAAGAGGGTCTCCTGAAAAAATATTTCAGAATCACTTTATGAGAATGGAGGAGCAAAATTTCTTTAGTGTCAGTGAATTATGCAATTTCTTTTCTGTAGATCAATCTCCTACTTTGTGA
- the LOC101502254 gene encoding homeobox-leucine zipper protein ATHB-5-like isoform X2, with translation MLDRLEQEDSYEDASLMLEKKRRLGFDQVKALEKSFELDNKLEPERKVKLAEELGLQPRQVSIWFQNRRARLKTKQLERDYGVLKSNFDVLKVEYSNLQQENEALTTKVRELKAKLLRDESNETEKEESPISSGVVKEEISNVDDSSLCFNGSYVPSTTSSMINLVHYYDSRGSPEKIFQNHFMRMEEQNFFSVSELCNFFSVDQSPTL, from the exons ATGTTAGATAGATTGGAACAAGAAGATAGTTATGAAGATGCTAGTTTAATGTTAGAGAAGAAAAGAAGATTGGGTTTTGATCAAGTGAAAGCTTTAGAAAAGAGCTTTGAGTTGGACAATAAGCTAGAGCCAGAGAGAAAAGTGAAACTAGCTGAAGAATTAGGCTTGCAACCTAGACAAGTTTCGATTTGGTTCCAAAATCGTCGTGCTCGTTTGAAAACTAAACAATTGGAGAGAGATTATGGTGTTCTTAAGTCCAATTTTGATGTTCTTAAGGTTGAGTATAGTAATCTTCAGCAAGAGAATGAAGCTCTTACTACAAAG GTAAGAGAATTGAAAGCAAAATTATTAAGAGATGAAAGCAATGAGACAGAGAAAgaagaatctccaatttcaagtGGTGTGGTTAAGGAAGAAATTAGCAATGTTGATGATTCATCTTTGTGTTTCAATGGATCTTATGTGCCAAGTACAACAAGTTCAATGATAAATTTGGTTCACTATTATGATTCAAGAGGGTCTCCTGAAAAAATATTTCAGAATCACTTTATGAGAATGGAGGAGCAAAATTTCTTTAGTGTCAGTGAATTATGCAATTTCTTTTCTGTAGATCAATCTCCTACTTTGTGA